One window of Hymenobacter sp. BRD128 genomic DNA carries:
- a CDS encoding esterase family protein, translating to MHEEYRRFYSQQLGLDMEMLVVGDYGYPIIIFPTSNGRYYEAKDFHLVDSVRWFVENRLIKLFCIDSGDKWSWYAKHLHPGTRVHNHGLYDRMVSEELVPRIQHECQVDKVGVAGCSLGGYQALNFAFRHPNQVAHLFSMGAAFDIKMFLDGHYDEQAYFHNPPDYMPAAQDDNFYKMNIILGTAEHDFCKDANYRMSEILSRKGIPHRLDVRPHGTHDWPVWREMFPEYVSTIF from the coding sequence CCGCTTCTACTCCCAACAGCTGGGCCTGGACATGGAAATGCTGGTCGTGGGCGACTACGGCTACCCCATCATCATCTTCCCGACTTCCAACGGCCGCTATTACGAGGCCAAGGATTTTCACCTCGTCGACTCCGTCCGCTGGTTTGTTGAAAACCGCCTCATCAAGCTTTTTTGCATCGACAGCGGCGACAAGTGGAGCTGGTATGCCAAGCACCTGCACCCCGGTACCCGCGTGCACAACCACGGCCTCTACGACCGCATGGTGAGCGAGGAGCTGGTGCCCCGCATCCAGCACGAGTGCCAGGTCGATAAGGTGGGCGTAGCGGGCTGCTCGCTAGGGGGTTATCAGGCATTGAACTTCGCTTTCCGCCACCCCAATCAGGTCGCACACCTGTTCTCGATGGGCGCAGCTTTCGACATCAAGATGTTTCTGGACGGGCACTACGACGAGCAAGCGTATTTCCACAACCCGCCCGACTACATGCCTGCTGCTCAAGACGATAACTTTTACAAGATGAACATCATTCTGGGCACCGCCGAGCACGATTTCTGCAAGGACGCGAATTACCGAATGTCGGAAATTCTATCGCGCAAGGGGATTCCGCATCGCCTCGATGTGCGCCCCCACGGTACCCACGACTGGCCCGTGTGGCGCGAAATGTTCCCCGAATACGTCTCTACTATCTTTTAG